The Coccinella septempunctata chromosome 9, icCocSept1.1, whole genome shotgun sequence genomic interval CATATGGCTTCTGGAAAGCATACAGGAAAAGTGTTGATCAAAATACAAGATGAGGAAAACCAGAAGGATGCCATACCACCTGTGATTCACACCAAAGCTAAACCAAGGTGATCTTAAAACAATAAACTAATATCCTATAATAATAATTCTGTTATTATGTTGCTTTGTAGGTTCACTTGCGAGGCAGATAAGGCGTATGTTATCACAGGAGGTCTTGGTGGTTTTGGTCTGGAACTCGCCGATTGGTTGATCATGAGAGGGGCGAAAAGGATATTGCTGACTTCGAGAACTGGAGTGCAAAATGGATATCAGGAATATAGGTTGAAGTGAGTTACCTACGTCTATAAATGCTCAAAACACCATCTTCTCCTGTTTCTTGTTCTCCAAACGTTAATTTCAGGACTTGGAAAACCTATGGCGCAACCATCAAGATCTCAACAGCTGATATAACCACCAAGGAGGGATGCGACCAACTGATAACAGAAGCGAAGCAACTAGGACCGATAGAAAGCATTTTTAATCTTGCTGTCGTACTGAGGGATGCCCTGTTGGAAAACCAGAGCCCAGAGGGTTTCAGGATCTCTTTTGGTCCTAAATCAGTGGCTACGAAGCATCTGGATGAAATAACGAGGCTGCGATGTCCTGAGTTGAGGTAAGAAACCTTGTTCATAACGTTTTCCTGAGTATTCTTGATGATCTCTTCATTTAAGGGACTTCGTGGTGTTTTCATCGGTTTCCTGTGGAAGAGGCAACGCTGGTCAGACGAACTACGGAATGGCTAACTCGATAATGGAGAGGATATGCGAGAAGAGAAGAAAAGAAGGCTATCCAGCCCTTGCAATACAATGGGGAGCTGTTGGAGATGTGAGCACATCTTCCCCGATACTTTCTTTAGTTCTGGAGTACCTACTGGCTTTAATCTTTCGTATGTTGGATTTCAGGTTGGCTTAGTGGCGGAAATGATGGAAGAGCAAACTGAAATGGAGATTGGTGGTACGTTGCAGCAGAGGATAACCAGTTGTTTGCAAGTGATGGACACCTTCTTGAGGCAGAAAGAGGCGAGCGTAGTGGCGAGCATGTTGGTAGCTGAAAAAAGAAGTGGCAGTGGTGGAGCTGATAATATAGTGGATGCTGTAGCAAATATTCTAGGTATTTCTTTTGTACAACGTTGTACTTCAATACAGAACCTTCCTGAAGACTTCCAACAACTATTTCAATTGCAGGCATAAAGAAACAGAGTGTATCTCCCCACGCCACACTATCAGAACTAGGAATGGACTCTATGACAGCTGTCGAAATCAAACAGGTGTTGGAGAGGGAATTCGAGGTTTTCCTCACAGCTCAAGACATAAGAAGCATGACATTCGCCAGGTACATATCGAATTTTACGATCTGGCGTTGCTTCATAATCTTTTTCCAGACTACAAGAAATCCAGGAGACCAAGGAGAAGGACAAGGAATCTGGAAAGGTGACCCAGCGGCTGCCCAGAGGTTTCGAGCTCATTTTGCGTTACCTGGGAGACGAGAACACCTCGACCATCCCAGTATTGAGGCTTCCCAGCCTCGTGGAAGACGATCCCGAAGACGTGCCTTACATCTTCTGTTTCCCAGGTATTGAAGGTTTCGCGACATCCTTAAAACCTCTGGTGGCTAACATCAAGGCCAAGATTATAGGGATACAGTTCTGTTATAAGAATCCCACCAATAGCTACAAGGATCTGGCGAGGGAATCCGAAGAGGTGAATTGAACACTCTTGGTTtacgattttatttattgattccGTGTTATTTTCAGCAAATTTTGAAGTACGTCAGCATCAGTGATCCAGTGCACATGATAACCTACTCCTGGGGAACCATTATAGCCCTTGAAACCATGTCTTCTTTGGAGAAGAAAGGGTACAAGGGTACCATCACCTGTATAGATGGAGCCCCCGATATGCTTGCAGAAATGTGCAAGCAAGAGATGAAGACTGGGTCAGAAGCTGAGTTCGAAACAATAATTCTGTGCCATCTGATGGCCATGTATCTTCCTTATGACATAATCTTGAAGAATAGGGTAAGAATGGTCAAGAAAACTTCCAACGATAGTAAGTGAGTACGAAACCTTTGAAATCATATTGTTCTCCAGGAAAAGATCTACCGGTGTGGTACCTTCGACGAGAGGCTGCTGGTAGCCCATAAGATTTCAGCCCATGACGCTACGCACTCACCGCAGTACCAGAAGAAGGTGGCGGTTGGATTCCATACAAGGCTGAAGGAGCTAAGGACGTATGAGCCAGATTACCCCAAGATTATGTCGGCTGTCAGACTCTTCAAGCCTTCTACCTTGAGCGTTCAGAATTTCGCGGAAGATTACAATCTTTCAAGGTTAGTAACATGGCGTCGCTTTGTGAGGTTAGGTAGTTGACTAAACAGTTGTCGATTTGTCTGAATTTTTCTTCGGCTCTTTAAATTCGTGTTGTTTATTTCAGACTGTGCGCTAATCTAGTGGAAGTAAGACTTTTCGAGGGCAACCATATAACGATATTAGATAATCCATCTGTAGCTGAGGCCATAAACGAAATTTTGGGTCTGACCCCGAAGACTCCAGAAATTACTGTTCAAACCAAAGACCCTAGTGAGGTGTAgccaaaatagaaaaattgtttGAGActtaataaataatataaagaaTTCTTGGCTTTTATTCACCTCTAATATACGAGGTATTTAGGATCTACAAAACTGGAAAGGCTCAATTCTTATGATCACCTACAAGAAAATAAAAGAACGAAAGTTTTTCGAATAAAACACAATTTTGTGTTGATGTGGTGTTTTGAATTGTGAGGAACACATAGAATTCACAACAAATACTCAAATCTACAGTGTGTCAAGATATTTCACTGGGTGTAAAAGATCATTTCTGCTTTCTGCTTCTTTCTTGTACGTTCACTCCTTTATACTTCTGAATACATAGTTATTATCGTATAAATTGTTTtgagaatctgaaaattgaactgAATTAAAGGAGATATGTTTCCATTTGGCTGTTTTGTTGAAATCTTGTGTTTACAGCGTTCACTGAAGTGTTCCTAAGAACTAAGATCTCGTCAAGGCCATATGTCAATGAGATTGTCCTTTTtttaggtcttagttcttaggaactCCGCGTGAACTCATACCTTGAGACATATTCCCAGATGGACAACACCAATAGGTCCAATTTTCAAACCCAAGGGTCTTTGTGACCTGAGCATGATCATGAGGATCAGACGTTGACTCTTGACATTTTCACAGTACCAGTTGCTCATGTAGATAGCATTCGAGATAGATTGGCTCTGGAAAAcaacgaatttatttttttatttgatggATACTTTACGTCCTTTTCAAACATATGAATAACTCACCTCATCAATGAGAATTTGTCCATACCAATACAGAATGAACAACTGGAAAAGAAGAAAGGCAACGCAGccgaaatataataaattattcaaactAACAATGTTCCTCTGGAAAACCAATGGTTAGTAATGAGAAAGATAACATTGTACATCGACTTCACTCACgatgatgatgaaaatgaaaCCAGCAATCTGCAGAGCTCGCAGCAGAAAATCGCAAAAGAAGAAATAGGTCATCATGTTGTTCAAATTTTTATGTTTCCTGCAAAACACACAGGATATAGTTGAGTAGAGAAAAGGTCATAAGAAGTATCATCAGAATTCGAAAGCATTCGACAATATAACCTAATTCAAATCAACCATACCTCAGCCAACCCAAACTAACCTAATCTAATTCAACCATACCTTAGCTAACCTGGGCTGATTTAACCTTAGCTCAGCTGAACTAAATTAACTAAAAGTTAGCTTGCCTAACCTAAATTACCTATACCTCAGCTTCTCCAAACTAACTTTCTAATTTACCCATACCTTAGCTTACCCAATCTAAATTAACTTAGCTTACCTTAGCTTAGCTTCACTTTTTACCACTTAAACCCAATCTAGTCATATCTTAGCTTATAGGTATAAGCTGAATTAAGCGTACCTTAGTTAACCTTACCTTATATAACCATACCTTAGCTCACCTAACCCTCCATAGCCATACCTTAGCTTGAGTTACCCAACCTAAATTAAACATACTTAGCCTCACCTGGGTTTACGTTATTTCAGCTCAATCAACATAACAAAACAAGATGCAAGAATAGAATGAGGGATCAGAGCAAACCTACTCAATTATATTCTGGTGATCCAATATACATTCAACCATCAAATCGTAAAATCCATAGTTTGGACGTCCAGTCAAAAATTTGTTCGGATTCCTGAGAACGAATTTTAGCATTCTGATTCTGAATATGAGGTGTACCATTGGATAGATTATCATGAAGTCGACAGTGACATTCACGCCCCCTACTACTGTCACCATAAGGGCGTAAAATAGGTTGGCGACCACATAATGCTCCTCAGCATCGAGTGGAATCCAAACTTTGATCATGATCGGTCTGGTTTGTTCACTGTTTGATTTGTACCTGTATATGAGCAAGTTGGAAGAGGTAAACTTGGGTTTCGAAGGGTGGTAGAGATACTGGTACCTCAAAATGAAGAAAGCGGCCATTATATATGAGGCCACAATGTTGAATAGCAACGTTAGAGCGTAATTTTTCAAGATTGGCGTCTGTTTCTTGGCTGACCTTCGATATTCCTTCTGCAAAGGGTCTGGTGCATTTTTGACCATATAGTCCTCGTATTCGAATATCTCCTTAACCAAATTCTGATATTTACAACTTTTCGTGATACCAATCTTCAGGATGGTAGTGCACATGCATAGACAACTACCTAGATCGAAGGCGAAATATTGGATCTCTTTGTTGTAGGACAAGAGTCCCAAGAAGAAGCACAACAGTAAAAAGATGAAATATAGATGTAACAGCCGGCTGTAAAAGGTGAAAATTCTGTTTTTTTCGTATCTGAAACAGCCGCTCAATAGGAGCATACGTCGAAACAAGTTTGATAGTTCAGTTCTTGGCATTTTTAAGTCAGAAACTGAGATATGGATATCAAATTCTTCTACACTTCTCTTTCAAATGACTATCTAATTATCGATGTGGAAAAAGAACTCGGAGGAAATTATAGAGAGTGCCTAATGATGGTACGAATTTTTTTATCTAATCCCCAGTGGCGTTTCTACCCTGTTTGGAAGCAGCAAGAGTAGCACAGTATTTTACAGGAAGGATGAAGGTAATGGGTATCCAGGAGTTACAGTAATTTTCACGAAGATCCAGATACTGTTTAGGCATAGAGTATCAAAGTTCAGAAGGAACTTTCTCTTGCTTATTCTGCCTTCATGTTCTGGTAGGCCTATTGGCCTATCTGGTTCTTCTGAATCCTGATGAGTACCTACCTAATAGGAAAATTCAGACCAAAAACCTTTCGAGGAATTTCAAATGATAAAACCATAGGTGGACGATGTGAAAACAACTCACTGAATGGTATTTTCATGTTCCAAGACGCACTGCAACATCACTCGAAAGTCATCATATTCTCCGCGAAATTTCTCTGGATGTTGGAGGACATGCTTGAGCAGTTTGATCCTGAATATCAGATTGAGGACTGGGTAGAGGATCGTGAAGTCCGATGTGATGTTGAGACCACCGGCAACGATAACCATCAAGCCACACAAGAAATTCGCAGCTATGTAGTGTTTCTCTGGATCCAGGGGCAACCAGATCTTGATCATGATAGGCCTGCTGTGATCGCTGTCCGGCCTGTACCTATTTTCGAAAGGTTGAAAGATGGTTAAACTTTTATGGTGGACTCGTGAAAACCTGAAAGTACCTGAGAATGAAGAAACCAGCTATGAAAATCGCTGCAACTATGTTGAAGACGAAGGTTAGAGCGTAGTATCTCAGAATTGGCGTTTGTCTATTGGCTGAACTATAATATTTCTTCTTCAATGATTTTGGTGCCAGGTTGGTCATGTACTCCTCGTATTCGAAGATATCTCTTATGAGACTCTGATACTTCTTGCATCTGGTAATGACAATTTTGAGAACGATGGTACCCAAGGCCAGACAAGATCCTAAATTGAAAGCAAAGTCGTCTATCTCCGTTTTGTTGGTTGGTAGACCCATACTGAAACAGAAGAGTACGAAGGCGAAGTTCATATGCAACAGGTTTGTGTAAACGGTGAACATCTTGGTTTTTTCCATCTTGAAACAACCACCCAAAAGCAGCATCTTCTGGAATATGGACGACAGCTCAGTAGCATCCTCGTTTACGCGTCTTGTCATCTTGAAAACTGTTTGTTGTGTCTATTTCAGTTGTCGGTGGATTTAATTATTCAGTGCAGGAGTGATTGAGGAAATTACACACAATGGGAAGCGTCTGGTTTAGTGTGAATATTCGCGCGTTGTGGTTTATCAGTGTTGACTCGATTCAAGGGTAGTCTATGGTCACATTTGTTTGTCGTCAGCTTTAGAGTTGTCATGTTTGGAATATGCTGTCAAGTTTGGAGTTGTTGTCAAGTTTGGAGTTGTCAGGTTTGGATTTATTGTCAAGTTTGTTGTTGTTGCAAGGTTTCTAGTTGTCATGTTTGGAATTATTGTCAAGATTGGAGTTGTCAAGTTAGGAGTTGTCAAGTTAGGAGTTGTCAAAATAGGAGTTATCAAGTTCGAAGTTATTGTCAAGTTTGTTATTGTTGCAAGGTTTCTCGTTGTCACGTTTGGAATTATTGTCAAGTTAGGAGTTGTCAAGATTGGAGTTATTGTCAAGTTTAGTGTTGTTGCAAGGTTTGGAGTTGTCATATTTGGAATTATTGTTATGTTCGGAGTTGTTTGTCATGTTTGGAGTTTTGGAATACGGTACTTGGGCAACTTCTAGGTACGATTTGAGGAGAAATATCACGTTAATTTGCTGATCAGGTGTTGATTCTGAGAACTGACATCCTGTGGAAAACCATCACTCTGGAAAATGGTGGACAACCTTTCCTTGTTATTTGTTATATGTATTTTCGTGGTGCCagattatattattttcaaaagatAAGTCATTATACTTCAAGTATTGACCAGTCTATGCTGCGCCACTGGTGGAATCTATTTATTTTATCAATTCACAGCGG includes:
- the LOC123319744 gene encoding uncharacterized protein LOC123319744 isoform X2, with protein sequence MTRRVNEDATELSSIFQKMLLLGGCFKMEKTKMFTVYTNLLHMNFAFVLFCFSMGLPTNKTEIDDFAFNLGSCLALGTIVLKIVITRCKKYQSLIRDIFEYEEYMTNLAPKSLKKKYYSSANRQTPILRYYALTFVFNIVAAIFIAGFFILRYRPDSDHSRPIMIKIWLPLDPEKHYIAANFLCGLMVIVAGGLNITSDFTILYPVLNLIFRIKLLKHVLQHPEKFRGEYDDFRVMLQCVLEHENTIHRLLHLYFIFLLLCFFLGLLSYNKEIQYFAFDLGSCLCMCTTILKIGITKSCKYQNLVKEIFEYEDYMVKNAPDPLQKEYRRSAKKQTPILKNYALTLLFNIVASYIMAAFFILRYKSNSEQTRPIMIKVWIPLDAEEHYVVANLFYALMVTVVGGVNVTVDFMIIYPMVHLIFRIRMLKFVLRNPNKFLTGRPNYGFYDLMVECILDHQNIIEKHKNLNNMMTYFFFCDFLLRALQIAGFIFIIIRNIVSLNNLLYFGCVAFLLFQLFILYWYGQILIDESQSISNAIYMSNWYCENVKSQRLILMIMLRSQRPLGLKIGPIGVVHLGICLKILKTIYTIITMYSEV
- the LOC123319744 gene encoding uncharacterized protein LOC123319744 isoform X1, whose translation is MTRRVNEDATELSSIFQKMLLLGGCFKMEKTKMFTVYTNLLHMNFAFVLFCFSMGLPTNKTEIDDFAFNLGSCLALGTIVLKIVITRCKKYQSLIRDIFEYEEYMTNLAPKSLKKKYYSSANRQTPILRYYALTFVFNIVAAIFIAGFFILRYRPDSDHSRPIMIKIWLPLDPEKHYIAANFLCGLMVIVAGGLNITSDFTILYPVLNLIFRIKLLKHVLQHPEKFRGEYDDFRVMLQCVLEHENTIHRLLHLYFIFLLLCFFLGLLSYNKEIQYFAFDLGSCLCMCTTILKIGITKSCKYQNLVKEIFEYEDYMVKNAPDPLQKEYRRSAKKQTPILKNYALTLLFNIVASYIMAAFFILRYQYLYHPSKPKFTSSNLLIYRYKSNSEQTRPIMIKVWIPLDAEEHYVVANLFYALMVTVVGGVNVTVDFMIIYPMVHLIFRIRMLKFVLRNPNKFLTGRPNYGFYDLMVECILDHQNIIEKHKNLNNMMTYFFFCDFLLRALQIAGFIFIIIRNIVSLNNLLYFGCVAFLLFQLFILYWYGQILIDESQSISNAIYMSNWYCENVKSQRLILMIMLRSQRPLGLKIGPIGVVHLGICLKILKTIYTIITMYSEV